A window from Pseudomonas alloputida encodes these proteins:
- a CDS encoding DUF4870 domain-containing protein — MSDSNLSITPPNAEIRQWAMFCHLSALLGLVVPLGHLLGPLVLWHLKREQDPFIDAQGKEALNFQISVTIAGFICFLLMFVFIGLVLFAMLTVAVMILIIIAAVRANEGKPYRYPMIWRPIK, encoded by the coding sequence ATGAGCGATTCGAACCTGTCGATCACCCCGCCCAATGCCGAAATCCGGCAATGGGCGATGTTCTGCCACCTCTCCGCGCTGTTGGGCCTGGTAGTGCCGCTTGGGCACCTGCTGGGCCCGCTGGTGCTATGGCACCTCAAGCGCGAGCAAGACCCTTTTATCGACGCCCAGGGCAAAGAGGCGCTGAACTTTCAGATCAGCGTGACCATTGCCGGGTTCATCTGCTTCCTGCTGATGTTCGTGTTTATCGGGCTGGTGCTGTTTGCCATGCTCACGGTGGCAGTGATGATATTGATCATCATCGCGGCGGTGCGGGCGAATGAGGGCAAGCCTTATCGCTACCCGATGATCTGGCGGCCGATCAAATAA
- a CDS encoding YicC/YloC family endoribonuclease, which produces MVHSMTAFARVERAGSQGTLVWELRSVNHRYLEPHLRLPEALRDLEGGVREGLRQGLSRGKVECTLRLNEDSNGKPLKVDHERAAQLVAAAEEVAGLIKQPAPLNPLEVLSWPGVLVADTSDPQALNAEAMALFDEALAELKAGRQREGQELARLINERLDNMASEVTTLRALVPQMLAAQRQKILDRFGDMQAELDPQRLEQEMVLLAQKSDVAEELDRLSTHVTEVRRVLKGGGAAGRRLDFLMQELNREANTLGSKAFDPRSTQAAVNLKVLIEQMREQVQNIE; this is translated from the coding sequence ATGGTGCACAGCATGACCGCTTTTGCTCGTGTCGAGCGCGCCGGCAGCCAAGGCACCCTGGTCTGGGAGCTGCGTTCGGTCAACCACCGTTATCTGGAGCCGCACCTGCGCCTGCCCGAAGCCCTGCGCGACCTCGAAGGCGGTGTACGTGAAGGCCTGCGCCAGGGCCTGTCACGCGGCAAGGTGGAATGCACCTTGCGCCTCAACGAAGACAGCAATGGCAAACCGCTGAAAGTGGACCATGAGCGCGCCGCGCAACTGGTTGCCGCCGCCGAGGAAGTGGCTGGCCTGATCAAGCAGCCGGCCCCCCTGAACCCGCTGGAAGTGCTGTCATGGCCAGGCGTGCTGGTGGCCGACACCAGCGACCCCCAGGCACTGAACGCCGAAGCCATGGCGCTGTTCGACGAAGCGCTGGCCGAACTCAAGGCCGGGCGCCAGCGCGAAGGCCAGGAACTGGCCCGGCTGATCAACGAACGCCTGGACAACATGGCCAGCGAAGTCACTACCCTGCGCGCCCTGGTGCCGCAGATGCTGGCGGCGCAGCGGCAGAAGATTCTCGACCGCTTCGGCGACATGCAAGCCGAGCTGGACCCACAGCGCCTGGAGCAGGAGATGGTACTGCTGGCCCAGAAAAGCGACGTGGCAGAGGAACTCGACCGCCTCAGCACCCACGTCACCGAAGTGCGCCGCGTGCTCAAGGGTGGCGGCGCCGCTGGCCGGCGCCTGGACTTCCTGATGCAGGAACTCAACCGCGAGGCCAACACCCTCGGCTCCAAGGCCTTCGACCCACGCAGCACGCAAGCGGCGGTCAACCTGAAGGTATTGATCGAACAGATGCGTGAACAAGTACAGAACATCGAGTAA
- the rph gene encoding ribonuclease PH: MKRPSGRVADQLRSIRITRNYTKHAEGSVLVEFGDTKVICTVSVENGVPRFLKGQGQGWLTAEYGMLPRSTGERNQREASRGKQGGRTLEIQRLIGRSLRAALDMSKLGDITLYVDCDVIQADGGTRTASITGAMVALCDALAVIKKRGGLKGGNPLKHMIAAVSVGMYQGEAVLDLDYLEDSAAETDLNVVMTSAGGFIEVQGTAEGAPFQPEDFNAMLALAQKGMNEIFELQQAALAD, from the coding sequence ATGAAACGTCCAAGTGGTCGCGTTGCCGATCAGCTCCGCTCGATCCGCATCACCCGCAACTACACCAAGCACGCCGAAGGGTCGGTACTGGTCGAGTTCGGTGACACCAAAGTCATCTGCACGGTCAGCGTTGAAAACGGTGTACCGCGCTTCCTCAAAGGCCAGGGCCAAGGCTGGCTGACCGCCGAGTATGGCATGCTGCCGCGCTCCACCGGCGAACGTAACCAGCGCGAAGCCAGCCGTGGCAAGCAGGGTGGCCGCACCCTGGAAATCCAGCGCCTGATCGGCCGTTCGCTGCGCGCCGCGCTGGACATGAGCAAGCTCGGTGACATCACCCTGTACGTCGATTGCGACGTGATCCAGGCCGATGGCGGTACCCGTACCGCGTCCATCACCGGCGCCATGGTTGCCTTGTGCGACGCTTTGGCAGTGATCAAGAAGCGCGGCGGCCTCAAGGGCGGCAACCCGCTCAAGCACATGATCGCTGCCGTGTCGGTAGGCATGTATCAGGGCGAAGCGGTGCTCGACCTGGACTACCTGGAAGACTCCGCAGCCGAAACCGACCTGAATGTGGTCATGACCAGCGCTGGTGGTTTCATCGAAGTGCAGGGTACTGCCGAAGGCGCACCGTTCCAGCCGGAAGATTTCAACGCCATGCTCGCTTTGGCGCAGAAGGGCATGAACGAGATTTTCGAGCTGCAGCAGGCAGCACTGGCTGACTGA